A genomic window from Macaca thibetana thibetana isolate TM-01 chromosome 16, ASM2454274v1, whole genome shotgun sequence includes:
- the LRRC3C gene encoding leucine-rich repeat-containing protein 3C, with protein MRVTSSSFASYSTPGLCQFMAMLPTAGHLLSLLLMIGTGGTVPSPLVPPRGCYVAKEAGEQTFRCSQAGLRTVPSGIPNNTRKLYLDANQLASVPAGAFQNLPVLEELDLSHNALAHLSGAAFQGLEGTLRHLDLSANQLASVPVEAFVGLQIQVNLSANPWHCDCALQEVLQQVRLAPGTGTGIVCGPGARPDLVGQEFLLLAGEEELCGAGRGGARRSTDVALLVTMGGWLTLVVAYLVRYVWQNRDETRRSLKRAPVLPVRSEDSSILSTVV; from the exons ATGCGTGTGACCTCATCTTCCTTTGC ATCCTACTCCACTCCAGGACTATGCCAATTTATGGCCATGCTCCCAACAGCAGGTCACCTCCTGTCCCTCCTGCTGATGATAGGCACAGGGggtactgtgcccagccccctggTGCCTCCCCGGGGCTGCTATGTGGCAAAGGAAGCAGGTGAACAGACATTCCGCTGCAGCCAGGCAGGTCTGAGGACTGTGCCCTCTGGCATCCCCAACAACACCCGCAAGCTCTACCTCGATGCCAACCAGCTGGCATCTGTGCCTGCTGGTGCCTTCCAGAACCTGCCTGTCCTGGAGGAGCTGGATCTGTCCCATAATGCCCTTGCCCACCTCTCAGGGGCGGCTTTCCAGGGCCTGGAGGGCACGCTGCGCCACCTCGACCTCTCTGCCAACCAGCTGGCCTCGGTGCCCGTGGAGGCCTTTGTGGGACTACAGATCCAAGTGAACCTATCCGCCAACCCATGGCACTGCGACTGCGCCCTCCAGGAAGTGCTCCAGCAGGTGAGGCTGGCGCCAGGCACTGGGACAGGCATCGTGTGTGGCCCAGGAGCCCGACCGGACCTCGTGGGGCAGGAGTTCCTGCTGCTGGCAGGGGAGGAAGAGCTGTGTGGggcagggcggggcggggcccGGAGGAGCACCGATGTGGCCCTGCTGGTCACCATGGGGGGCTGGCTGACACTTGTGGTGGCTTATCTGGTGCGTTATGTGTGGCAGAACCGAGATGAGACCCGGCGCTCCCTCAAGCGGGCCCCAGTGCTGCCCGTGCGTTCTGAGGATTCCTCCATCCTCAGCACAGTGGTCTGA
- the GSDMA gene encoding gasdermin-A gives MTMFENVTRALVRQLNPRGDLTPLDSLIDFKRFHPFCLVLRKRKSTLFWGARYVRTDYTLLDVLEPGSSPSDPTDTGNFGFKNMLDTRVEGDVDVPKTVKVKGTAGLSQNSTLEVQTLSVAPKALETLQERKLAADHPFLKEMQDQGENLYVVMEVVETVREVTLERAGKAEACFSLPFFAPLGLQGSINHKEAIAIPKGCVLAFRVRQLMVKGKDEWDIPHICNDNMQTFPPGEKSGEEKVILIQASDVGDVHEGFGTLKEEVQRETQQVERLSQAGQSSLLSSLSKLLGKKKELQDLELALEGALDKGHEVTLEALPQDVLLSKEAVGAILYFVGALTELSEVQQKLLVKSMEKKILPVQLKLVESTMEQNFLQDKEGVFPLHPELLSSLGEEELTLTEALVGLSGLEVQRSGPQYMWDPDTLPRLCALYAGLSLLQQLTKAS, from the exons ATGACCATGTTTGAAAATGTCACCCGGGCCCTGGTCAGACAGCTAAACCCTCGAGGGGACCTGACACCTCTTGACAGCCTCATCGACTTCAAGCGCTTCCATCCCTTCTGCCTGGTGctaaggaagaggaagagcacGCTCTTCTGGGGGGCCCGGTACGTCCGCACCGACTACACACTGCTGGATGTGCTTGAGCCGGGCAGCTCACCTTCAG ATCCAACAGATACTGGGAATTTTGGCTTTAAGAACATGCTGGATACCCGAGTGGAGGGAGATGTGGATGTACCAAAGACGGTGAAGGTGAAGGGGACAGCAGGGCTCTCGCAGAACAGCACTCTGGAGGTCCAGACACTCAGTGTGGCTCCCAAGGCCCTGGAGACCTTGCAGGAGAG GAAGCTGGCAGCGGATCACCCATTCCTGAAGGAGATGCAAGATCAAGGGGAGAACCTGTatgtggtgatggaggtggtggagaCGGTGCGGGAGGTCACACTGGAGCGAGCCGGCAAGGCAGAGGCctgcttctccctccccttcttcgCCCCACTGGGGCTACAG GGATCCATAAACCACAAGGAGGCTATAGCCATCCCCAAGGGCTGCGTCCTGGCCTTTCGAGTGAGACAGCTGATGGTCAAAGGCAAAGATGAGTGGG ATATTCCACATATCTGCAATGATAACATGCAAACCTTCCCTCCTGGAG aaAAGTCAGGAGAGGAGAAGGTCATCC ttatCCAGGCATCTGATGTTG GGGACGTACACGAAGGCTTCGGGACACTAAAAGAAGAAGTTCAGAGGGAGACCCAACAAGTGGAGAGGCTGAGCCAAGCAGGGCAAAGCTCCCTGCTCAGCTCCCTCAGCAAACTTCTAGGGAAGAAAAAGGAGCTTCAAGACCTTGAGCTCGCG CTTGAAGGGGCTCTAGACAAGGGACATGAAGTGACCCTGGAGGCACTCCCACAAGATGTCCTGCTGTCAAAGGAGGCCGTGGGCGCCATCCTCTATTTCGTTGGAGCCCTAACAG AGCTAAGTGAAGTCCAACAGAAGCTGCTGGTGAAATCCATGGAGAAAAAGATCCTACCCGTGCAGCTAAAGCTG GTGGAGAGCACGATGGAACAGAACTTCCTGCAGGATAAAGAGGGCGTTTTCCCCCTGCATCCTGAGCTGCTCTCCTCCCTTGGGGAGGAGGAGCTGACCCTCACAGAGGCCCTAGTTGGGCTGAGCGGCCTGGAAGTGCAGAGATCGGGCCCCCAATATATGTGGGACCCAGACACCCTCCCTCGCCTCTGTGCTCTTTATGCTGGCCTCTCTCTCCTTCAGCAGCTGACCAAGGCCTCCTAA